One part of the Spirochaetota bacterium genome encodes these proteins:
- the alr gene encoding alanine racemase, which yields MNKYSLVKENSKTYLEIDIGAIERNIRIIKEIVGADRKILLAVKADGYGHGAIQISRFVEESGLVDILGVASHEEGIELRRAGISLPILVLGLILPYKENIGTILDYDLTQTVADYPLSEQISKEAKSRNKSAKLHLKIDTGMGRIGCKHENSVMIAKSINHLESIILEGVFSHLPVSDIIDSEFTINQIKIFNNIIKELEIEKIDVKYKHIANSAAILNYPESLFNMARPGIMAYGYYPVKNNNNKKIDLTPSMSLKSYIIFSKRVKKGTSLSYGLTYTAERDSNIATIPIGYGCGYSRFLSNKGQIIINNKIYPVVGRVCMDQILINTGDDEYAPGEEVIVFGKEGITVETLADWIGTIPYEIICSISRNIKRKYLFP from the coding sequence ATGAATAAATATTCTTTAGTTAAGGAGAATAGCAAAACATATCTTGAGATAGATATAGGTGCAATTGAGAGGAATATCAGGATAATCAAGGAAATAGTTGGAGCAGATAGGAAAATCCTTCTAGCAGTAAAGGCTGATGGTTATGGACATGGCGCAATCCAGATATCAAGATTTGTGGAGGAATCAGGATTAGTTGATATTCTTGGTGTTGCCTCACATGAGGAGGGTATTGAGCTAAGAAGGGCAGGGATCAGCCTCCCTATTCTCGTTTTAGGATTGATCCTTCCATATAAAGAGAATATAGGCACAATCCTTGATTATGATCTCACTCAAACTGTTGCTGACTATCCTCTATCTGAACAAATCTCAAAAGAGGCAAAGAGCAGGAATAAATCAGCAAAACTTCACCTCAAGATTGACACCGGTATGGGCAGAATCGGATGTAAACATGAAAACTCTGTTATGATTGCCAAGTCGATTAACCATCTTGAATCTATTATACTAGAGGGGGTTTTTTCACATCTCCCCGTTTCTGACATTATAGACTCTGAATTTACAATAAATCAGATAAAGATATTCAATAATATCATAAAAGAACTCGAAATTGAAAAAATCGATGTAAAATATAAACATATCGCTAATAGTGCGGCGATTTTGAACTATCCTGAGTCACTCTTCAATATGGCAAGACCAGGAATTATGGCCTATGGGTACTATCCGGTAAAGAATAATAATAATAAAAAAATAGACCTTACCCCATCCATGAGCTTAAAGAGCTATATCATTTTCTCAAAGAGAGTGAAAAAGGGGACATCGCTTTCATACGGGCTAACCTACACAGCGGAAAGGGATTCGAATATAGCAACAATTCCTATTGGGTATGGTTGTGGTTATAGCAGATTCCTTTCAAATAAAGGCCAAATAATTATAAATAACAAGATATATCCCGTGGTCGGAAGGGTCTGCATGGATCAAATCTTGATAAATACCGGTGATGATGAATATGCCCCTGGCGAAGAAGTTATTGTATTTGGTAAAGAAGGGATAACTGTAGAGACATTAGCCGATTGGATCGGCACCATACCTTATGAAATTATCTGTTCAATATCTAGAAATATTAAAAGAAAATACCTATTTCCATAA
- a CDS encoding SpoVG family protein → MEDIITEVRVFPKDNLGKTLGFANITLMNKFVVKNLRIVQGEKGIFIGMPSNKKKNGEFIDLFFPITQEARDLITNAILHKYEEVIQKPEMAVPIV, encoded by the coding sequence ATGGAAGACATAATTACTGAAGTAAGGGTTTTCCCAAAGGATAATCTTGGGAAGACCTTAGGCTTTGCAAACATCACTTTAATGAACAAATTCGTTGTAAAAAATTTACGTATTGTTCAGGGGGAAAAGGGTATATTTATTGGGATGCCTTCTAATAAGAAAAAGAATGGGGAATTTATTGATCTATTTTTCCCCATCACACAGGAGGCAAGGGATTTAATCACTAACGCTATCCTACATAAATATGAAGAAGTTATTCAAAAGCCAGAAATGGCAGTCCCTATAGTATAG
- the lnt gene encoding apolipoprotein N-acyltransferase, whose protein sequence is MGVIVQLLRKYYYVLTGLLIFLSSPSYDHWILKGFPFFAWVSMIPLFIFVRDKGYKEILFSSFIATFIGNYLSYRWIGSFGADVAGGYYIVLAFLIPSLTVFSVTKIIIAEYLSRSFENLRVIIYPSTWISIDLIQSIGHLAFPWTYPGYSQYPFTSFIQVSSFIGIMGINFILILGNSIVADLIYTMNSKRLKPGGLLRTAQFIRLLIFLLVFSFVLIYGWYVLPLNQKTGEDELRIAIIQSCISPWEKWKTNRFRYLNDLERLTRLSLHEEPDIIIWSESATLEHISYDYYNERLNPFEKRVLDIASSSNTPLLTGEIGIIEDILNKRHFPQNNAVLIDEYGTVVDTYPKIHLVPFGEWFPYEKWLPFIKELLVSFGGSSFIPGDKPVVFEVKDKKFGVLICYEGIFYRLCRRYNELGVDFLVNITNDGWTDSYSGHMQHFSASIFRAIENGLWYVRAGNTGYTTLIDPYGRVTKSIPILHPGYIVGNINFALKRETFYSKHGDIFLYICMGFIFLASFIIFFRIIQSYLKDKS, encoded by the coding sequence ATGGGAGTAATTGTTCAGTTATTGAGAAAGTATTACTATGTCCTTACTGGTCTTCTAATATTTCTCTCTTCCCCTAGTTATGATCACTGGATTTTGAAGGGATTTCCATTTTTTGCATGGGTATCCATGATACCATTGTTTATCTTTGTTAGGGATAAGGGTTATAAGGAGATTTTATTTTCCTCTTTTATTGCCACCTTCATCGGGAATTATCTATCATATAGATGGATTGGCTCCTTCGGAGCGGATGTGGCTGGTGGATATTACATAGTCCTCGCCTTCCTGATACCAAGCCTTACTGTCTTCTCCGTAACAAAGATAATAATAGCTGAATACTTATCAAGGAGTTTTGAAAACCTGAGGGTAATAATATACCCATCAACTTGGATATCCATAGACCTGATTCAATCAATAGGGCATCTTGCATTCCCTTGGACTTATCCTGGATATTCACAATACCCCTTTACATCCTTTATACAGGTCTCTTCATTCATTGGTATTATGGGAATAAACTTTATACTTATATTAGGGAATTCCATTGTTGCAGATTTGATTTATACAATGAATTCAAAAAGGTTAAAACCAGGAGGACTTCTAAGGACCGCTCAGTTTATAAGATTGTTAATATTTTTATTGGTCTTTTCTTTTGTATTAATTTATGGATGGTATGTCTTGCCTTTAAATCAAAAGACCGGGGAGGATGAGCTAAGGATTGCAATTATTCAATCATGCATTTCTCCATGGGAGAAATGGAAGACAAATCGGTTCAGATATCTGAATGATTTAGAGCGCCTAACAAGGCTCTCTCTACATGAGGAACCGGATATTATAATATGGTCTGAATCCGCGACCCTGGAACATATTTCCTATGATTATTATAATGAAAGGCTTAATCCCTTTGAAAAAAGGGTATTAGACATTGCAAGTTCCTCCAATACGCCTTTACTCACAGGTGAGATTGGCATTATTGAGGATATCCTTAACAAAAGACATTTTCCACAAAATAATGCTGTCCTTATTGATGAATATGGTACGGTAGTTGATACATATCCGAAGATACATCTCGTTCCCTTTGGAGAATGGTTTCCCTATGAGAAGTGGCTACCATTTATTAAGGAGTTGTTGGTAAGCTTTGGTGGTTCAAGCTTTATCCCTGGGGATAAACCTGTAGTGTTTGAAGTTAAGGATAAGAAATTTGGCGTTCTGATCTGTTATGAAGGAATTTTTTACAGGCTTTGTCGGAGATATAATGAACTTGGAGTTGATTTCTTAGTAAATATCACCAATGATGGATGGACAGATTCCTATAGTGGACATATGCAGCATTTTTCTGCATCAATATTCAGGGCAATTGAAAATGGCCTCTGGTATGTGAGGGCGGGGAATACTGGGTATACAACTCTTATAGATCCTTATGGTAGAGTAACGAAATCAATACCAATACTTCATCCTGGCTATATAGTGGGCAATATCAATTTTGCGTTAAAAAGAGAAACATTTTATTCAAAGCATGGGGATATATTTCTTTATATCTGTATGGGATTTATCTTTCTTGCTTCATTTATCATTTTCTTTCGGATTATTCAGTCTTACTTGAAGGATAAATCCTAA
- the ligA gene encoding NAD-dependent DNA ligase LigA — protein MNDTFPIKKRYYEIIELIKRADYHYYNLNQPLMEDSTYDSLIIELIDIERKHPSLKLEESPTGKVGGVVSKTFSEVNHDPPMLSLGNIFTEEDLSNFDRRCLKNIDADDELLYCAELKFDGLAVEVIYEDGRFNTGATRGDGLVGEDVTANIATIGNMPLELSGHEIPDFLSVRGEVLMRHREFERLNRIREDNGESPFANPRNAASGSLRQIDSRISEGRQLEIVFYSIGKVVSNRSIVDQMQMYDYLTNLGLPVSEHIEYGNIGKIKKFYEYWLVNRYRLDFDIDGVVIKVIDFNIRDRLGATNKAPRWATAWKFPAKEAITVIESVDWQIGRTGLITPVANLRPINIGGVLVKRASLHNYNEVMRLDLRIGDSVRIKRAGDVIPKVIEAIREERPPDAGNINPPKRCPSCNTGLVKEDIFIRCINSQCIAKRLETLKFFVSKNGMDIESFGPELVIRLYNAEKLETIADIYRITKDDLLQLERMGDKLADKVISSIDSRRTIILSHFLRSLGIRNVGDHLSRVVARAVGGLNKLYVMEIDELILIDGIGPEVAESIYEFFHNESSLRIIKDILDAGVIVHDELVKESVLDEIRDRTFVFTGTLQGLTRKEAEEIVQKSGGRVTGTISKKTDYLVAGDLPGIKYEKAQGLGIKIIQEDEFVMMIGEKKWE, from the coding sequence ATGAATGACACATTTCCAATAAAGAAGAGATATTATGAAATAATTGAGTTGATTAAAAGAGCTGATTACCATTATTATAATCTTAACCAGCCTTTAATGGAGGATTCAACCTATGATTCGTTGATAATAGAACTCATCGATATCGAGAGAAAACATCCAAGTCTCAAGCTTGAGGAATCACCGACAGGTAAGGTTGGGGGTGTGGTTTCTAAAACCTTTTCAGAGGTGAATCATGATCCGCCGATGCTGAGCCTTGGCAACATTTTTACAGAGGAAGACCTTTCCAATTTTGATCGGAGATGCCTGAAAAATATAGATGCCGATGATGAATTATTATATTGCGCAGAATTAAAATTCGATGGTTTAGCAGTAGAAGTTATTTATGAGGATGGAAGATTTAATACTGGAGCAACCAGAGGTGACGGCTTAGTTGGCGAGGATGTCACCGCAAATATAGCTACAATAGGCAATATGCCCTTGGAATTATCCGGCCATGAGATTCCAGACTTCCTATCTGTTAGAGGCGAGGTTTTAATGAGACACAGAGAGTTTGAACGGCTAAATAGGATTAGGGAGGATAATGGAGAATCGCCCTTTGCTAATCCAAGAAATGCGGCATCGGGTTCACTGCGCCAGATAGATTCAAGAATCTCTGAAGGGAGGCAACTAGAAATAGTATTCTATTCAATAGGAAAAGTCGTATCAAATAGATCTATTGTTGATCAAATGCAGATGTATGATTATTTAACGAATCTTGGACTTCCGGTATCAGAGCATATTGAATATGGAAATATAGGGAAGATAAAGAAATTCTATGAATATTGGTTAGTAAATCGTTATAGGCTTGATTTTGACATTGATGGTGTAGTGATAAAGGTTATTGATTTTAATATCAGGGATAGGCTTGGAGCTACTAATAAGGCGCCCAGATGGGCAACAGCTTGGAAATTCCCTGCTAAGGAAGCGATTACTGTGATTGAATCTGTTGATTGGCAGATTGGGAGAACGGGTTTAATAACACCCGTAGCAAATCTGAGGCCAATTAATATCGGTGGTGTCCTTGTCAAGAGGGCTTCACTTCACAATTATAATGAGGTTATGCGCCTTGATCTAAGGATCGGCGATAGTGTGAGGATTAAAAGGGCCGGCGATGTAATACCAAAGGTTATTGAGGCCATTAGAGAGGAAAGACCGCCTGATGCAGGGAATATCAATCCACCAAAGAGGTGCCCAAGCTGCAACACAGGTTTAGTTAAAGAGGACATTTTTATTAGGTGTATCAATTCCCAGTGCATTGCAAAGAGATTGGAGACATTGAAGTTTTTTGTATCGAAGAATGGTATGGATATTGAATCTTTTGGCCCAGAACTCGTAATACGATTATATAATGCTGAGAAATTGGAAACAATAGCGGATATATATAGGATTACAAAGGATGATCTTCTTCAACTTGAAAGGATGGGAGATAAACTTGCTGATAAGGTGATCTCTTCAATTGACAGCAGAAGGACAATTATTCTTTCACATTTTCTCAGAAGTCTTGGGATAAGGAATGTTGGTGATCATCTCTCTAGGGTGGTGGCAAGGGCAGTAGGGGGATTAAATAAACTTTATGTTATGGAGATTGATGAATTAATCCTGATTGATGGGATTGGGCCAGAGGTGGCGGAGTCTATCTATGAATTCTTTCATAATGAGAGCAGCCTAAGGATTATAAAGGATATCTTAGATGCCGGAGTGATTGTACATGATGAATTGGTGAAAGAATCAGTTTTAGATGAAATACGTGATAGAACCTTTGTATTTACCGGCACCCTGCAAGGCTTAACCCGGAAGGAAGCGGAAGAGATAGTTCAAAAGTCTGGTGGAAGGGTGACAGGTACAATAAGCAAAAAAACAGACTATCTGGTTGCAGGGGATTTGCCCGGCATCAAGTATGAAAAGGCCCAAGGACTTGGCATAAAGATAATCCAGGAGGATGAGTTTGTAATGATGATAGGTGAGAAAAAATGGGAGTAA
- a CDS encoding FtsX-like permease family protein: protein MRYLLRNVLLISRDIIKNIPRTLLSGFGVIFLISFLVLSISLKRSVKDFLEKRIFGQIQINQIKITPINKTKFINFSTSRNIISEKRIEKIRGIDGIENLYKVIRLNSPASLKAGMFGKYLRVDMLISGVNNTFFKGTNPKWEKFVAGDHVPIVIPMFAMNLYNNFAAVNGLPELGEKALKLFSMELIIGKSTFIKTGNKEFRYKAKIFGFTPSIITAGIIVPTSFIKDFCKTCSDELALKNECFSSIMLIANVSDIDKIPLITNKIRSMDLKVESQMDIADKTEKAVFLMDVTLSLIMTIMLILTILAIFNSYLAISYNRSHRFSIQRILGATKLRIVMTFVIEAGLIGIFYGIMGYILGYYLLNYMSDNIARWVPMLKGMNLRLENHNLMFMSLTLAAIVSSISALFPAIIASNKQLFNDMKK from the coding sequence ATGCGATATCTATTGCGAAATGTACTCTTAATCTCTCGTGATATAATTAAAAATATTCCAAGAACACTTCTATCCGGTTTTGGAGTAATTTTTTTAATCTCCTTTCTTGTATTGTCAATATCTTTGAAAAGATCTGTGAAGGATTTTTTAGAGAAAAGGATATTCGGTCAGATACAGATAAACCAGATCAAGATTACTCCTATAAATAAAACTAAGTTTATTAATTTTTCAACCAGTAGAAATATTATTAGCGAAAAGAGAATTGAAAAGATCAGAGGAATTGATGGGATTGAAAACCTTTACAAGGTAATTCGATTAAATTCTCCAGCATCATTGAAGGCTGGCATGTTTGGTAAGTACTTAAGGGTTGATATGCTCATTAGCGGAGTGAATAATACCTTTTTTAAGGGAACAAACCCTAAATGGGAGAAATTTGTAGCTGGAGATCATGTTCCAATAGTGATTCCTATGTTTGCAATGAATCTATATAACAACTTTGCAGCTGTTAATGGGCTTCCTGAACTGGGAGAAAAGGCTCTTAAGCTATTCTCCATGGAATTAATTATTGGGAAGTCTACATTTATTAAGACTGGCAATAAGGAATTTAGGTATAAAGCCAAGATTTTCGGTTTTACACCATCCATAATTACTGCTGGAATTATTGTTCCTACAAGTTTTATTAAGGATTTCTGTAAAACCTGCTCTGATGAACTGGCTCTGAAAAATGAATGCTTTTCAAGCATAATGTTAATTGCTAATGTTAGTGATATAGATAAAATTCCTTTGATTACTAACAAGATCAGGAGTATGGATCTTAAGGTTGAGTCGCAGATGGATATTGCTGATAAAACCGAAAAGGCAGTTTTTCTCATGGATGTTACCCTTTCACTGATAATGACAATTATGCTGATTTTAACTATTTTAGCTATCTTTAATTCTTATCTAGCAATCAGTTACAACCGTAGCCATAGATTCTCGATTCAGAGAATTTTAGGGGCAACGAAATTAAGGATAGTAATGACATTTGTAATTGAAGCTGGACTAATAGGGATTTTTTATGGGATTATGGGTTATATTCTTGGATATTATTTATTGAACTATATGTCAGATAACATCGCAAGATGGGTGCCCATGCTTAAGGGTATGAATTTGCGATTAGAAAATCATAACCTAATGTTCATGTCATTAACCCTTGCAGCAATTGTATCATCAATTTCGGCCTTATTCCCTGCCATAATTGCTTCAAATAAGCAACTTTTCAATGATATGAAAAAATAG
- a CDS encoding acyl-CoA dehydrogenase family protein, whose translation MDFSLTEEQLILKDSLRKFLDREITPIASERDAQGPLTRKEVVEYIKKLIPFGFYLGGMSEEHGGSNIDYKTTGMIYEELARSWAGLAGAVNLTDLGLFQTMLLEIPNIREKYLPRIQSAELITCGAITEPNVGSDTTALETTALLDGDHYVVNGSKMWISNGPICDVCMVLVQTDKSLGSLGIRMIMVDREESPFESRELLKLGLHAFPTGELTFSDCRVPKENMIPEGSYLGMMKGFDAVRPLWGFHATGIAQAALDASIEYAQNRMQFGKPIGKFQMVQDMIYEMYSLIETSRLLCYRVADMLDKGEKCRKEASLAKGYATEAAIRATSLAIEVHGAYGLSQEFPLERYFRDARTWTIPDGTTEIQKLIVAGELLKLRAVR comes from the coding sequence ATGGATTTTTCACTAACTGAAGAGCAGTTAATATTGAAAGATAGTCTTCGTAAGTTCTTAGATAGGGAGATTACACCAATCGCTTCAGAAAGGGATGCCCAAGGCCCCTTAACCAGGAAAGAGGTAGTGGAATATATTAAGAAGCTAATACCCTTTGGTTTCTATCTCGGTGGCATGTCAGAGGAGCATGGGGGCTCAAATATTGACTATAAGACCACTGGAATGATATATGAGGAGTTAGCCCGATCCTGGGCTGGCCTGGCTGGGGCAGTAAATCTTACTGATCTTGGACTTTTTCAAACTATGCTGCTAGAGATTCCTAATATTAGGGAGAAATATTTACCAAGGATACAGTCTGCTGAATTGATAACCTGCGGAGCCATTACTGAGCCTAATGTCGGTTCTGACACAACTGCTCTTGAAACTACAGCCCTTCTGGATGGCGATCATTATGTTGTTAACGGATCCAAGATGTGGATATCTAACGGACCTATCTGTGATGTCTGTATGGTTTTAGTACAAACAGACAAAAGCCTGGGGTCCTTAGGGATTCGGATGATCATGGTTGACAGGGAGGAGTCCCCCTTTGAATCGAGGGAGTTGCTTAAATTAGGTCTGCATGCCTTTCCTACGGGAGAATTGACCTTTTCGGATTGTCGGGTGCCAAAAGAAAATATGATTCCGGAAGGATCATATTTAGGGATGATGAAGGGATTTGACGCAGTGCGTCCATTATGGGGATTCCACGCAACAGGCATTGCACAAGCGGCTTTAGATGCGTCGATAGAATACGCTCAGAATAGAATGCAATTTGGAAAACCTATCGGAAAATTTCAGATGGTACAGGACATGATCTATGAGATGTATTCTTTGATAGAGACAAGTCGACTTTTATGCTATCGAGTCGCTGATATGCTGGATAAAGGCGAGAAGTGCCGGAAAGAGGCATCTTTAGCTAAGGGTTACGCAACAGAGGCAGCTATAAGAGCTACTTCCCTAGCTATTGAGGTCCATGGAGCCTATGGTCTATCTCAGGAGTTCCCCTTGGAGAGATACTTCCGGGATGCCAGAACCTGGACTATACCTGATGGCACAACAGAGATCCAGAAGCTAATAGTAGCTGGTGAGTTGCTGAAGCTAAGGGCTGTAAGATAG
- the pilM gene encoding pilus assembly protein PilM yields MFENLAAIDIGTSSIKVITVKTGIKDFQIKSFAYEDVDHDIDHHEVAIKDTLTRILEGYSLKGYKILINLPMERTIIRNITFPFNDMEKIAKAIPFEAEEIIPFRLEDIIMDFYPLQSKGSEDGRILLAASHKDNIQDFLKPLEELDLRPTRLGIESMALYECYRYFNKIENETIVQLDIGHNKTIINIIKDNDLYYMRSISIGTSIIYKYISELNKTSHAEAAKLFEHLNLDLTSLENNIQKNYYKNYNINKDKLKKIYDKTLEFVYELIEQITLTIRAFNSDFGRTEFNRIMISGGGSNIIGIGSILSKDIELPVASLPFLDEHDEIRIQTQYPIALGIILSYLNKRHTAINLLKGEFVSEEAHSSRKVYYLAGAFVSLSIIILIVNILLTSFLKSDINKEYNHILNERLKRYFNTKQTTEDPIGEATKILKNEKKELGNLNIFLNSNEGMMDILNNLLSFFPKDESFELNNLVINERIIKINGLIESSRNIDEFKNKLIESKKYDSVTLNTNINRKNKVKFSMSIKLKLLNDFNNQTERTKKE; encoded by the coding sequence TTGTTCGAAAATTTAGCAGCAATAGATATAGGAACTTCTTCGATCAAGGTAATTACTGTCAAGACCGGCATAAAGGATTTCCAAATTAAGAGCTTTGCTTATGAAGATGTTGATCACGATATTGATCACCATGAAGTTGCGATAAAGGATACCCTTACAAGAATACTGGAGGGATACTCCCTAAAGGGGTATAAAATTCTAATCAATCTTCCGATGGAAAGGACTATTATAAGGAATATAACCTTCCCCTTCAATGACATGGAAAAGATAGCCAAAGCCATACCCTTTGAAGCAGAAGAGATTATACCATTTCGGCTTGAGGATATAATAATGGATTTTTACCCCCTGCAAAGTAAGGGTTCAGAAGATGGAAGGATCTTACTTGCAGCATCACATAAGGATAACATTCAAGATTTTCTAAAACCTCTGGAAGAGCTTGACCTGCGACCAACCAGATTGGGCATTGAATCCATGGCGTTATATGAATGCTATAGGTATTTTAATAAGATAGAGAATGAGACAATAGTACAACTTGATATCGGGCATAACAAAACTATAATTAATATCATTAAGGATAATGATCTTTATTACATGAGATCAATTTCAATTGGGACAAGTATCATATATAAATATATTTCAGAATTGAATAAAACATCCCATGCAGAAGCTGCAAAACTATTTGAACACCTGAATCTTGATTTGACCTCGCTGGAAAATAATATACAGAAGAATTATTATAAAAACTACAACATTAACAAGGACAAACTTAAAAAGATATATGATAAAACCCTGGAATTCGTCTATGAACTGATTGAGCAGATAACCCTTACCATTAGGGCCTTTAATTCCGATTTCGGCAGAACAGAATTTAACAGGATAATGATCTCTGGAGGAGGATCGAATATAATTGGGATAGGATCAATCCTTTCGAAAGATATTGAATTGCCGGTAGCATCCCTGCCATTCTTAGATGAACATGATGAAATTAGGATTCAAACTCAATACCCAATAGCACTTGGGATAATACTCTCATATTTGAATAAAAGACATACCGCGATAAATCTATTAAAAGGTGAATTTGTATCAGAAGAAGCACATTCATCAAGAAAAGTATATTACCTCGCTGGCGCCTTTGTATCTCTATCAATAATTATCTTAATAGTAAATATACTATTAACTTCATTCCTGAAATCTGATATAAACAAGGAATATAATCATATACTAAACGAGCGGCTAAAGAGATATTTTAATACAAAGCAGACAACTGAGGATCCAATTGGCGAGGCGACAAAGATATTGAAGAATGAAAAAAAGGAACTAGGAAATCTAAATATATTCTTAAACTCAAATGAAGGCATGATGGATATATTAAATAACCTCTTATCTTTCTTTCCTAAAGATGAATCATTTGAATTGAATAATCTCGTTATCAACGAGAGGATAATCAAGATCAACGGCTTAATTGAATCCAGCAGAAACATAGATGAATTTAAGAATAAGCTTATTGAATCAAAAAAATACGATTCTGTTACGCTAAATACTAACATCAACAGGAAAAATAAGGTTAAGTTCTCAATGTCAATTAAGCTTAAATTATTGAATGATTTTAATAATCAGACAGAAAGGACAAAGAAGGAATGA
- the gspM gene encoding type II secretion system protein GspM, with the protein MRDLNQREKILLQLLIVFVLVLIIYFLIASPIIEFMNNTDDELKKNIENLNRIDRIYKDYRKITEKKDKYLTLLNKKNENITSMVEQYANSNNIARNIAYTRRSQSTIQNKYIRITTNVKFEGVLIQPLMKFIYEIENANTLLRIGYLRIYQGLKGSDTYDAVLKIDSFTIK; encoded by the coding sequence ATGAGAGATCTTAATCAAAGAGAAAAAATATTGCTTCAACTTCTCATTGTATTTGTTCTTGTTTTAATAATATATTTCCTGATCGCTTCGCCGATCATTGAATTCATGAACAATACAGATGACGAGCTAAAAAAGAATATTGAAAATCTGAATAGAATAGATAGAATTTATAAGGATTATAGAAAGATTACAGAGAAAAAAGACAAATATCTTACATTGCTGAATAAAAAGAATGAGAATATCACATCCATGGTCGAGCAATATGCAAATAGCAATAATATAGCAAGAAATATAGCCTATACCAGGAGAAGCCAATCCACTATACAGAATAAATATATAAGAATAACTACAAATGTAAAATTTGAAGGCGTCCTCATTCAACCATTAATGAAATTTATTTATGAAATTGAAAATGCAAACACACTCCTAAGGATTGGATATCTTAGAATCTATCAAGGCCTAAAGGGAAGCGATACTTATGATGCAGTTTTGAAAATAGATAGTTTTACAATAAAATAA
- the gspN gene encoding type II secretion system protein GspN, which yields MDLRDLEKRIIEIVKRIGLALKEALSLPYAKHYIIISILMTLFFIILTFPFDILIRNKLQEIEGSVGKGLYVGNVNFSIIDNTNIDNMTIILNDGTEINLKDIGLDLSLNPYTTLINKILKGNIVIRNIGYDAKKISLTGALKSDFHMKFNNFSDYPSRGKLIVKIEGLSVKGFTIKGFDIPPVKFTSVIAEMNIMNKRINIKDLVFSGQDLRGNIKGAITFSKFIKYSKIDLDIQIDSNSTLLDNYKILLGEMLNSENKLIISIKGTISNPKINFPEKMETGINDLL from the coding sequence ATGGATCTACGGGATTTAGAAAAAAGAATAATTGAAATTGTAAAAAGGATCGGTTTAGCCTTAAAAGAGGCTCTCTCGCTTCCCTATGCCAAACATTATATAATTATCTCCATTCTCATGACACTCTTCTTTATTATTCTCACCTTCCCCTTTGATATTCTAATAAGAAACAAATTACAGGAGATTGAAGGCAGTGTTGGCAAGGGCCTTTATGTGGGCAATGTCAATTTCAGCATTATTGACAATACCAATATCGATAACATGACAATCATACTTAATGATGGGACAGAAATAAACCTCAAAGATATTGGTCTGGATCTCTCTCTTAATCCTTATACAACCCTTATCAATAAAATCCTTAAGGGTAACATCGTGATCAGAAATATTGGATATGATGCCAAGAAAATTTCACTGACCGGTGCTCTTAAATCAGACTTTCATATGAAATTCAACAACTTCTCAGATTATCCCTCTAGAGGCAAACTCATCGTAAAAATAGAGGGCCTGTCAGTGAAGGGTTTTACTATTAAGGGCTTTGATATACCACCAGTGAAATTCACCTCAGTAATAGCTGAAATGAATATTATGAATAAAAGAATTAACATCAAAGATTTAGTCTTTAGCGGTCAAGACCTAAGAGGTAATATCAAGGGGGCAATAACCTTCTCAAAGTTCATTAAATATTCAAAGATTGATCTTGATATTCAGATTGATTCAAATTCTACATTATTGGATAATTATAAGATACTGCTTGGTGAGATGTTGAATTCAGAGAATAAGCTAATTATTTCTATTAAGGGTACTATATCAAATCCTAAAATTAATTTCCCTGAAAAGATGGAGACAGGTATAAACGATCTTTTATGA